Sequence from the Drosophila innubila isolate TH190305 chromosome 3L unlocalized genomic scaffold, UK_Dinn_1.0 0_D_3L, whole genome shotgun sequence genome:
TATTCCCGTTCAGGTGCCCAGCGCCGAGTCCCAAAAGTTCTCAACGATGGCCAGGAAGGCCAAAAAGGAGGCAAAGGCTATGCGACGTCGCGCCACAATTGGAGTGCGTCCACATGAGCCTCCTCCCCCTCCACCACCGCCGCCTGAGCAGCGCAACAGCGTCAACCGATCGCAGCTGGATGGGAATCCTCCACCAGCCAACTCGTGGTATGCGGAATGCGGCGTCTTCAAGCAGGCCACAATTGCCGAgctggccacgcccactcccaGCGCCAATGGCGGCGGCAGTTCCTGGTATGCCGAGTCGGGACTCTATCAGACCAGCGGCATCTCTGTGGCCAGTTCCAGTGGCAGCTCCGGTGTCTCCACGGGCAACGAAGCGGGTCTTGGTGACGATCTCCAGCCGCACAGTCTCTTCTCCAATGAACCTCTATACCAGGTTTACAGCGCTGCCAAATTGGAGGTCAGTCTATATCAAAACTGTAAtttctttagtattttttcattaattaacattcattatcattgattttgaatttttaagcattgaaaaaagtactgctaatgaaaattaactttactagcattaataaagtgaaattagAATTACAAAATGATATTGACATTGAAATTACTTGTAATGCTCTAATATCATTAGcattcattattataatttttaagcattgaaaaaagtacTGCTAATGAAAATTAACTTCACAGACATTAATAAAGTGAATCACATTCCATTAGCATTACAAAATGATATTGACATTGAAATTACTTCAAATGCTCtaatttcattagcatttataattattaatttatttatattatataattgttatgttaacaatatttaatggaAATATAGACTATGGACTTTTCATGCtatatcaaacaaaaaacatttcattacCTTGCATTTTGTAAATCTTATGAAAAATTCTCATcatcataattttgtcaaaacttaatcgatttcaataaaaaatgtctTGTTTTTAAGGATTTGACCCGTTCATTGATACTGTATCTAAATTTTGTCgctaaaaaatgtataatttttaaatttttaaaaaatttccatttagattatttcaatatttttaaactctaacaTTATGAAAACTTTACTAATTGtcaatgtcattttgattacaaTTTAACTTTCTACTTGATTctgcaatttatatttatttataaaacaattttttacttttcgaaattttttatttatttttttaatctcatAAAAacactcataactttgtcaaaacttaattgatttcaaagagaaatgtcattttgaacatgGTTTACACCTTTAGTTGATTCTGTATCTTTTGTTGccatgacattttttttttttttttaattttttcgaaaattttcaaaattttccatttttcgaaaatttctatatatttaattataatactctttttttggtatttacaGTCCATTACACGTGACTTGGAGGCGCAGGAGAACTCAGCGGATGGCTACGAGGAGATTGGACTGCACGCTCACTCCAAGACTCCACCGACGCAGCAAATGAAGACGCGTCCAACGGCACTGCAGCTGGTGGAGCCCAAGAATGGACCCTCACGCACGCTGTGGAGCGAGATTCCCGAGGTGATACACTCCTGCATACTGCGTGAGTAACAAAGAGTTGTCAAAGAAAAGGATTCCCTTGGCTAATCCTGCTTTCAATTCACTTTTAGCAACGCTGACACCGCGGGAACGTGGCTTGCAGGAGGCCAAGTTTGAGATAATGACATCGGAGGCGAGTTACCTGAAATCGCTGAATCTGCTGCGTCGCCATTTCATGAACAACACGGCCTTCTGCGATAGCTCCGTGCTGAGCACGCGGGATCGGAAGGCGCTCTTCTCCTACATTGTGCCCGTGCATGAGTGCTCGGAGCGTCTGTTGACGGAGCTGGAATGTTGCTGGCAGAATAACATCATGTTGCTGGGATTGAGTCGCTGCATCTATGAGATTGCCGAGCGCCATTTCCATGTGTACATCACATTCTGTGAGCATCAGGGCAGAATGGATCGCACACTGCGTCGTCTGAAGGAGGCGAAGAATGGAGCATTCCAGCAGCATCTGGATAAACTGGAGGCGAATCCCAGCTGTTGTGGTCTCAATCTGCACTCGTTTCTCATGCTGCCCATGCAGCGGATTACGCGTTTGCCGCTCCTCATTGATGCCGTGTTCAGCAAGGAGTCGCCACACAATGCCGAGGAATATGAGAGCTGGAAATTAACGTTGGCTCTGGTCCAGAAGATCGTCTCGCAGTGCAACGAGGCGGCGAATCGTTGGGAGCAGGCCTACGAATTGGAACGCATCTCCAAGCAACTGGAATTCCCCAGCCATATACGTGCTCTGGCCATTGCACCCGTCGGTGTGCCCAAGCAGGGCGCCAAGCCACGTTTCCTGGTCAAGCGGGGCGAGTTAACGCATATCATGTGGCGTGGCGACGATGCCAAGTTGACCTTTGGCAAGCGTTTCTCCAAGTCCAGCATATATGCCTTTCTCTTCTCCGATCTGTTGGTGCTCTGCAAGCGCAAAGGAGAATCCAATTTTACGGTGTTCGATTACTGCCCCAGGAGCATGTTGACCCTCGCATCGGGCGACACTTTGCCACAGCTGCCCACCAAAGACATTAAGGATCCCACTAGCAAAAATCTCATGCTGATGACGCTGCTGGAAAACTACGAGCGCAAGACAATTGAACTTGTGAGTACAACTAGAGGAGCTACTAGcccgaaattaattaaatttgatggaaattattttattttaaatgcaaaatgaaatcaGAGCTCAAATAGtattcaaaatgatatttcgtttgaaaatcggcttaGTTTTGCCAgagctatgacagtttgaagttggtctgaCTTTagatctagcaacttttcaagtcaaatttttagtCAAActtgacttgattttttacaaaaaaaatgaaacctttcagaaaaaagtttaaagtgttgttttatactaattatgacatcagaagttgattaaaagtgaaaacttgacttataaaattttgaattttcgaaatatcaaagggggggcATCGAAACCATGATCtagaagaaaattattttttttacaaaatgaattaaatttgaatgcagaatgaatttaaaggccaaaacatgatcaaaatgacattccgct
This genomic interval carries:
- the LOC117786368 gene encoding uncharacterized protein LOC117786368 isoform X3, with the translated sequence MATNQNANNRNSYASHAHSHAFIPSEQLVTLPRKRRPRAVGEVSVTCPSSSVYLNAEIETSYPKAQAELEPIYQNEAAAIDQSGSHKQQQQQQQQQKCCLQAHLSVLRVSHVERNDANKMSMVVSTFVDDSDHYYETLSPLGNKRHSTQLLPGQHHKRNQDLPHGSQRCSKQHSASAHALGQHGINSDDYDSFESDSDEHTEQEQRLQHHNDSGVDMRNHRLPEPPAPQNQVYAIVRKFKDFISNKKSPKSSQQKLYENTQQANTGTQFYVECRKQEIYENAQSLSSSEKNLNLSQGQQEQNSSASLLRPKLKNGKSLRSRLRKSLVGSSFDTKQLSTLTPTRSTFYIEDVTAQQLEQEQEHHGSGGLDSGFSEKASSGDIPVQVPSAESQKFSTMARKAKKEAKAMRRRATIGVRPHEPPPPPPPPPEQRNSVNRSQLDGNPPPANSWYAECGVFKQATIAELATPTPSANGGGSSWYAESGLYQTSGISVASSSGSSGVSTGNEAGLGDDLQPHSLFSNEPLYQVYSAAKLESITRDLEAQENSADGYEEIGLHAHSKTPPTQQMKTRPTALQLVEPKNGPSRTLWSEIPEVIHSCILPTLTPRERGLQEAKFEIMTSEASYLKSLNLLRRHFMNNTAFCDSSVLSTRDRKALFSYIVPVHECSERLLTELECCWQNNIMLLGLSRCIYEIAERHFHVYITFCEHQGRMDRTLRRLKEAKNGAFQQHLDKLEANPSCCGLNLHSFLMLPMQRITRLPLLIDAVFSKESPHNAEEYESWKLTLALVQKIVSQCNEAANRWEQAYELERISKQLEFPSHIRALAIAPVGVPKQGAKPRFLVKRGELTHIMWRGDDAKLTFGKRFSKSSIYAFLFSDLLVLCKRKGESNFTVFDYCPRSMLTLASGDTLPQLPTKDIKDPTSKNLMLMTLLENYERKTIELVLSCPSVSDQQRWLEAMRPPEAETPGEKLYESWDCPQVIAKHSYKSDEPDVLQLEQGDVVNVSRKLPDGWYQGERIRDGAVGWFPGSYTEELNSSHVRARNLKQRHRLLTFTATYLEAQKGK
- the LOC117786368 gene encoding ephexin-1 isoform X4; protein product: MNVRERFKQHRVRSPDWSKRIRDKRLQQNKAKSCIEDDSDHYYETLSPLGNKRHSTQLLPGQHHKRNQDLPHGSQRCSKQHSASAHALGQHGINSDDYDSFESDSDEHTEQEQRLQHHNDSGVDMRNHRLPEPPAPQNQVYAIVRKFKDFISNKKSPKSSQQKLYENTQQANTGTQFYVECRKQEIYENAQSLSSSEKNLNLSQGQQEQNSSASLLRPKLKNGKSLRSRLRKSLVGSSFDTKQLSTLTPTRSTFYIEDVTAQQLEQEQEHHGSGGLDSGFSEKASSGDIPVQVPSAESQKFSTMARKAKKEAKAMRRRATIGVRPHEPPPPPPPPPEQRNSVNRSQLDGNPPPANSWYAECGVFKQATIAELATPTPSANGGGSSWYAESGLYQTSGISVASSSGSSGVSTGNEAGLGDDLQPHSLFSNEPLYQVYSAAKLESITRDLEAQENSADGYEEIGLHAHSKTPPTQQMKTRPTALQLVEPKNGPSRTLWSEIPEVIHSCILPTLTPRERGLQEAKFEIMTSEASYLKSLNLLRRHFMNNTAFCDSSVLSTRDRKALFSYIVPVHECSERLLTELECCWQNNIMLLGLSRCIYEIAERHFHVYITFCEHQGRMDRTLRRLKEAKNGAFQQHLDKLEANPSCCGLNLHSFLMLPMQRITRLPLLIDAVFSKESPHNAEEYESWKLTLALVQKIVSQCNEAANRWEQAYELERISKQLEFPSHIRALAIAPVGVPKQGAKPRFLVKRGELTHIMWRGDDAKLTFGKRFSKSSIYAFLFSDLLVLCKRKGESNFTVFDYCPRSMLTLASGDTLPQLPTKDIKDPTSKNLMLMTLLENYERKTIELVLSCPSVSDQQRWLEAMRPPEAETPGEKLYESWDCPQVIAKHSYKSDEPDVLQLEQGDVVNVSRKLPDGWYQGERIRDGAVGWFPGSYTEELNSSHVRARNLKQRHRLLTFTATYLEAQKGK